Proteins from a genomic interval of Lysobacter arenosi:
- a CDS encoding transporter substrate-binding domain-containing protein, whose protein sequence is MPSRVETLCLASATSLAALLLAALRFAAIIALTGVAFPLGAQPGAVATLDAEEAQWRRDHAVVRVGVFAGDHLPAETWVAGHPEGLGPDYARLLAAKVGLRLSFDPFTDWETISWPAASLTPRYDLLLGQPDTPARRGHFAFLRPYLKGCIMLVARRGDARIRDEADLARARIVVERRYVESAGLVSKHFPRAIILYAQDGREALRMVADGEADAYVGNTEYRTRTLLHQRTVDDLVLLGALDMPPLQVGLAVPARETMLLRVLRKAEAAVKPEELQSLQERWGVGMLPSASVTPGVLSSHERRVLEGLPVLRLGYETNRPPYSFVNVDGDFSGMAADYVKVVRRVLGLRLELVPAKDWTDLQRMVHAGEIDLVAAAMAEDFRGDDLMFSRPYERFPEVIVARVHGPTVAGPEDLRGRRVAARAEAALLARLKIVLDQSTLVPVGSNEDGLALVADGKADAFVGTFPAIDALIRDRYAARLQMVGPTGLDHELAFGVRHSRSALLPLVNSALAGINEDQKQAIRTRWLSNEYSVGAPWGWVLGIVLAGLAIVGVMAVAQLSMRRQMRARTAAERKLADQLQFQERLLNNIHYPVFVKDTQGRYLAVNLAYTLRYGVEESDLVGRTLLETRHLPQVETGAIHDFEMSVFTTGQQLSKELRTETPDGGERHELLWIQMFELGDGEPAGLLGTAVDITEIRAAEARARASELRLAQIARTLPSAVFELRVWPDGRREFTYADGDTLSTIGITPEEMMADEALAFSHVYVDDRQLVADNVAAAAAAMRPMPQFDIRLHSVRGLRWIRTAGGPPRHGPDGSVEWSGYWVDVTDSHEQAQALARANAEAKAAVAAKAAFLAMMSHEIRTPMAGVLGLVELLAQTQTDREQGQMLAMAQDSARTLLKLLDDILDFSRIDSGRLALERTPFDLRSLVDGVIGLFTAKAHAKDLRLYCVLDWRLAAEFAGDAVRVRQIITNLLSNAVKFTHRGQVELRIELVEEHCAESVDLQKLRITVSDTGIGISGEQFLRLFRPFTQAESSTNRRFGGSGLGLIICQRLANLMGGTVQLESTAGKGTRAIFELSLPVVAKLQPLPEFAGKPAVVCTKDPTFAVELANALSSMGFSVVEVEASDLPTLDCDRAELFLVDRHMEEAGQLPPRGRCLLLDDAANQRLPADRAQAPEAVVHGNPLLWRALRDACRAVFEQPTAIETERGPTRHALQAARILVAEDHPVNRAVVSLQLNHLGFECVLTGDGEQALASLCAGDFALLITDCDMPKMDGYTLARRIRADEAGQGRRLPIIALSASALPSDVERCSDAGMDGFLAKPMTLQELETMLARHLPAGPGATPVIAAPVMVAPVLADPMTLLTESLGSTEEARRLLHELLSTCRDDMSAFDLALASGDTRMQCKLLHRMKGALALLRDVSPANTDEELIIPLVNQRDALLLRLDRLDRLLRASDVIPVDANGACN, encoded by the coding sequence GTGCCATCCCGAGTCGAAACCCTTTGCCTGGCGAGTGCAACGTCACTGGCCGCGTTGCTGCTCGCCGCATTGCGGTTCGCCGCGATCATCGCATTGACCGGCGTGGCGTTCCCGCTTGGCGCGCAGCCCGGCGCCGTGGCGACGCTCGATGCCGAGGAAGCGCAATGGCGACGCGATCACGCTGTCGTGCGGGTGGGTGTGTTCGCCGGTGACCACCTGCCTGCTGAAACCTGGGTCGCCGGCCACCCGGAAGGATTGGGGCCCGATTACGCGCGGTTGCTCGCGGCAAAGGTCGGCCTGCGCCTGTCGTTCGATCCTTTCACCGACTGGGAGACCATTTCCTGGCCGGCCGCTTCGCTGACCCCGCGCTACGACCTGTTGCTGGGACAGCCGGACACGCCTGCGCGGCGCGGCCACTTCGCGTTCCTTCGCCCCTACCTGAAGGGCTGCATCATGCTGGTGGCGCGCCGCGGCGACGCGCGTATCCGCGACGAAGCCGACTTGGCACGGGCGCGCATCGTGGTGGAGCGCCGCTACGTCGAATCGGCCGGCCTGGTGTCGAAGCATTTTCCGCGGGCGATCATCCTGTACGCGCAGGACGGACGTGAGGCCCTGCGCATGGTCGCCGACGGCGAAGCCGATGCTTACGTCGGCAACACCGAATACCGCACGCGCACGCTGCTGCACCAGCGCACCGTCGATGACCTGGTGCTGCTTGGTGCGTTGGACATGCCGCCGCTGCAGGTCGGCCTTGCGGTGCCGGCGCGCGAAACGATGCTTCTGCGCGTGCTGCGCAAGGCCGAAGCGGCGGTCAAGCCGGAAGAGCTGCAGAGCCTGCAGGAACGCTGGGGCGTCGGCATGCTGCCATCGGCGTCGGTTACGCCCGGCGTCCTGAGCAGTCACGAGCGTCGCGTTCTGGAAGGGCTGCCGGTATTGCGGCTGGGCTACGAGACCAATCGTCCGCCGTACTCGTTCGTCAATGTCGACGGCGATTTCAGCGGGATGGCGGCCGACTACGTCAAGGTTGTGCGCAGGGTGCTCGGGCTGCGGCTCGAGCTGGTGCCTGCCAAGGACTGGACCGACCTGCAGCGAATGGTGCACGCCGGCGAGATCGACCTGGTCGCAGCGGCCATGGCCGAAGACTTCCGCGGCGACGACCTGATGTTCAGCAGGCCGTACGAGCGTTTTCCGGAAGTCATTGTCGCGCGCGTCCACGGACCCACCGTGGCCGGTCCCGAAGACCTGCGCGGGAGGCGCGTCGCCGCGCGCGCCGAAGCGGCTCTGCTGGCACGCCTGAAGATCGTGCTCGACCAGAGCACGCTGGTGCCGGTGGGCAGCAACGAGGACGGCCTGGCCCTGGTCGCTGATGGCAAGGCCGATGCGTTCGTTGGCACGTTTCCGGCGATCGATGCGTTGATTCGCGACCGTTACGCTGCGCGCCTGCAAATGGTCGGACCGACCGGTCTCGATCACGAACTGGCGTTCGGTGTACGCCACTCGCGCTCGGCATTGCTGCCTCTGGTCAACAGCGCACTGGCGGGGATCAACGAGGATCAGAAGCAGGCGATCCGCACGCGCTGGCTGAGTAACGAGTACAGCGTCGGCGCGCCCTGGGGCTGGGTGCTCGGCATCGTCCTGGCCGGCCTGGCCATTGTCGGCGTGATGGCGGTTGCGCAACTGAGCATGCGTCGCCAGATGCGCGCGCGCACCGCGGCCGAACGCAAGCTGGCCGACCAGTTGCAGTTCCAGGAACGGTTGCTCAACAACATCCACTATCCGGTGTTCGTGAAGGACACGCAGGGCCGCTACCTGGCGGTCAACCTGGCCTATACGCTGCGATACGGCGTCGAGGAGAGCGACCTGGTCGGGCGCACGCTGCTGGAAACCCGGCACCTGCCGCAGGTCGAGACCGGGGCCATCCATGATTTCGAGATGTCGGTCTTCACGACCGGCCAGCAGCTGAGCAAGGAGCTTCGCACCGAGACGCCCGACGGTGGCGAACGCCATGAGTTGCTGTGGATCCAGATGTTCGAGCTCGGCGACGGTGAACCGGCCGGCCTGCTCGGCACGGCGGTCGACATCACCGAGATCCGCGCCGCCGAAGCGCGTGCACGGGCCTCGGAGCTGCGCCTGGCACAGATCGCGCGGACCCTTCCCTCGGCGGTGTTCGAGCTGCGGGTGTGGCCCGATGGCAGGCGCGAGTTCACCTACGCCGACGGTGACACCTTGTCGACCATCGGCATCACGCCCGAAGAGATGATGGCCGACGAGGCGCTGGCCTTCTCGCACGTGTATGTGGACGATCGCCAGCTGGTCGCCGACAACGTCGCTGCTGCCGCAGCTGCGATGCGGCCGATGCCGCAGTTCGACATACGCCTGCACTCGGTGCGGGGACTGCGTTGGATCCGCACGGCGGGCGGTCCGCCTCGGCACGGCCCCGACGGTTCGGTGGAGTGGAGCGGTTACTGGGTCGACGTGACCGACAGCCATGAGCAGGCCCAGGCGCTGGCCCGCGCCAATGCCGAAGCCAAGGCGGCGGTGGCGGCGAAGGCGGCGTTCCTGGCGATGATGAGCCACGAGATCCGCACGCCGATGGCGGGCGTGCTGGGACTGGTCGAACTGCTGGCACAGACGCAAACCGATCGCGAGCAGGGACAGATGCTGGCGATGGCGCAAGACTCGGCACGCACGCTGCTGAAATTGCTTGACGACATCCTGGATTTCTCGCGGATCGACTCCGGCCGCCTCGCACTGGAAAGAACTCCTTTTGACCTGCGCTCGCTTGTCGACGGCGTGATCGGCCTGTTCACCGCCAAGGCACATGCAAAGGACCTGCGACTGTACTGCGTGCTCGACTGGCGACTGGCGGCGGAGTTCGCCGGCGATGCAGTGCGCGTGCGCCAGATCATCACCAACCTGCTGAGCAACGCGGTCAAGTTCACCCATCGCGGCCAGGTCGAGCTGCGAATCGAACTCGTCGAGGAGCACTGTGCCGAAAGCGTGGACCTGCAGAAGCTCCGCATCACCGTCAGCGATACCGGCATCGGCATTTCCGGCGAACAGTTCCTGCGGCTGTTCCGACCGTTCACGCAAGCGGAGTCCTCCACGAACCGTCGCTTTGGCGGCTCGGGCCTGGGCCTGATCATCTGCCAGCGGCTGGCCAACCTGATGGGTGGGACCGTGCAGTTGGAGAGCACTGCCGGCAAGGGCACGCGCGCCATCTTCGAACTGAGCCTGCCGGTCGTCGCGAAGCTGCAGCCCTTGCCGGAGTTCGCCGGCAAGCCGGCGGTCGTGTGCACGAAGGACCCGACGTTCGCTGTGGAGTTGGCCAACGCACTGTCGTCGATGGGCTTCAGCGTCGTCGAGGTCGAGGCGTCGGACCTGCCAACGCTGGACTGCGATCGTGCCGAACTGTTCCTGGTCGATCGCCACATGGAGGAAGCGGGACAATTGCCGCCACGCGGGCGCTGCCTGTTGCTGGACGACGCCGCCAACCAGCGACTGCCGGCCGATCGCGCCCAGGCACCCGAAGCGGTCGTGCATGGCAACCCGCTGCTCTGGCGCGCGCTGCGCGATGCCTGCCGCGCGGTGTTCGAGCAACCCACGGCGATCGAAACCGAGCGCGGCCCGACACGACACGCGCTGCAGGCCGCGCGCATCCTGGTTGCCGAAGACCATCCGGTCAACCGGGCGGTGGTTTCGCTGCAGCTGAACCATCTGGGCTTCGAGTGCGTGCTGACCGGTGACGGCGAGCAGGCGCTGGCGTCGTTGTGCGCTGGCGACTTCGCATTGCTGATCACCGATTGCGACATGCCGAAGATGGACGGTTACACGCTGGCCCGAAGGATCCGCGCGGACGAAGCCGGCCAAGGGCGGCGGCTGCCGATCATCGCGCTGTCGGCCAGTGCGCTGCCCTCGGATGTGGAGCGCTGCAGCGACGCCGGCATGGACGGGTTCCTGGCAAAGCCCATGACGCTGCAGGAACTGGAAACGATGCTGGCCAGGCACTTGCCGGCGGGACCGGGGGCAACACCGGTCATTGCCGCGCCGGTCATGGTGGCGCCGGTGCTTGCCGATCCGATGACGCTACTGACCGAATCACTCGGCAGCACTGAAGAAGCACGACGCCTGCTGCACGAACTGCTATCAACCTGCCGCGATGACATGAGCGCGTTCGATCTCGCGCTCGCATCCGGCGACACGCGCATGCAATGCAAGTTGCTGCACCGGATGAAGGGCGCGTTGGCACTGTTGCGCGATGTGTCGCCAGCGAACACCGACGAGGAATTGATCATCCCGCTGGTCAACCAGCGCGACGCGTTGCTGCTTCGGCTCGACAGACTCGACAGGTTGCTGCGTGCATCCGACGTGATTCCGGTCGACGCCAACGGCGCCTGCAACTAG
- a CDS encoding response regulator transcription factor: MTLRIILADDHPIVRSGVRALLERNNLQVVAEAGSTDELFTALANHECDVLLTDFSMPGGQLGDGLAMLEALRGQWPQLPIIVLTMMNNPGVLSSILATGVRGLLNKSDALSELPLAIQAVSHGREYVSASGGLQLEQMEGHDSTRLPLSPRETEVLRLFVSGLTVSQIAEQLDRSIKTVSRQKMDGMAKLGLKTDLEVYAYAREHGLLA; the protein is encoded by the coding sequence ATGACGCTACGCATAATTCTGGCCGACGACCATCCGATAGTCCGCAGCGGCGTTCGGGCCTTGCTGGAACGCAACAACCTGCAGGTTGTTGCCGAGGCCGGCAGCACCGATGAGCTGTTCACGGCGCTCGCAAATCATGAATGCGATGTGCTCCTGACGGATTTCAGCATGCCCGGTGGCCAGCTGGGCGATGGTCTGGCGATGCTGGAGGCCCTTCGCGGCCAGTGGCCGCAACTGCCGATCATCGTCCTGACGATGATGAACAATCCCGGCGTGCTCAGTTCGATTCTCGCCACCGGCGTGCGCGGCCTGCTCAACAAGTCCGACGCCTTGTCGGAGTTGCCCTTGGCGATCCAGGCCGTGTCCCACGGCCGCGAATACGTCAGCGCCAGCGGTGGCCTTCAGCTGGAGCAGATGGAAGGTCATGATTCCACCCGGCTGCCGTTGTCGCCGCGCGAGACTGAAGTTCTCCGACTGTTCGTTTCCGGATTGACGGTCTCGCAGATCGCCGAGCAGCTCGATCGCAGCATCAAGACCGTAAGCCGTCAGAAGATGGACGGGATGGCCAAGCTCGGCCTCAAGACCGATCTCGAGGTCTACGCTTACGCACGCGAGCACGGTTTGCTGGCCTGA